A window of Rhodococcus sp. SGAir0479 contains these coding sequences:
- a CDS encoding alpha/beta fold hydrolase — MSDPRTRMLRPVPDTEPRLVFRTIHGYRRAFRLAGEGPAILLIHGIGDNSSTWSEIIPHLAQNHTVIAPDLLGHGRSDKPRADYSVAAYANGMRDLLSVLGIDKVTVVGHSLGGGVAMQFAYQFPHMVDRLVLVSAGGVTKDVHPLLRLITMPVVNEALKLLRLPGAMTAVRAVGGVVSRVHGSPLRPGAMLHDTPDLLRVLADLPDPTAYEAYLRTLRSVVDWRGQVVTMLDRCYLTENLPVQLVWGARDSVIPVAHAHLAHSAMPGSRLDVFDDAGHFPFRDDPLRFLTVVEEFLQSTAPLEFDENRWRDLLTNGVGEGAITGGPETRMAVLDAMGSDERSAT; from the coding sequence ATGAGCGACCCCCGTACCAGGATGCTGCGCCCGGTCCCGGACACCGAGCCCCGGCTCGTCTTCCGCACCATCCACGGCTACCGCCGCGCCTTCCGTCTCGCCGGTGAGGGCCCGGCGATCCTGCTGATCCACGGAATCGGCGACAACTCCTCCACGTGGAGCGAGATCATCCCGCACCTCGCGCAGAACCACACCGTCATCGCGCCGGACCTGCTGGGGCACGGCCGCTCCGACAAGCCGCGGGCGGACTACTCGGTGGCGGCGTACGCCAACGGGATGCGCGATCTGCTGTCGGTACTCGGGATCGACAAGGTGACGGTGGTCGGGCACTCGCTCGGCGGCGGCGTGGCGATGCAGTTCGCGTACCAGTTCCCGCACATGGTCGACCGTCTCGTGCTGGTGTCCGCGGGTGGGGTGACCAAGGACGTCCACCCGCTGTTGCGGCTCATCACCATGCCGGTCGTCAACGAGGCGCTCAAGCTCCTGCGGTTGCCGGGCGCGATGACCGCGGTCCGCGCGGTGGGCGGGGTGGTCTCGCGCGTGCACGGCTCGCCGCTGCGGCCGGGTGCGATGCTGCACGACACCCCCGACCTGCTGCGCGTCCTGGCCGATCTCCCCGACCCGACCGCGTACGAGGCCTACCTGCGGACCCTGCGTTCGGTGGTCGACTGGCGCGGGCAGGTCGTGACCATGCTGGACCGCTGTTATCTCACCGAGAACCTGCCCGTCCAGCTCGTCTGGGGCGCCCGCGACTCGGTGATCCCGGTCGCGCACGCCCACCTCGCGCACTCCGCCATGCCGGGGTCGCGGCTGGACGTGTTCGACGACGCCGGCCACTTCCCCTTCCGGGACGATCCGCTCCGGTTCCTCACCGTCGTCGAGGAGTTCCTGCAGTCCACCGCGCCGCTCGAGTTCGACGAGAATCGCTGGCGGGACCTGCTGACCAACGGCGTCGGCGAGGGCGCGATCACCGGCGGTCCCGAGACCCGTATGGCGGTGCTCGACGCGATGGGCTCGGACGAGCGCAGCGCCACCTGA